In Sphingomonas psychrotolerans, the following proteins share a genomic window:
- a CDS encoding fumarylacetoacetate hydrolase family protein, whose translation MLLDPDDILPRDRDALLLGRVWRPDRCGPSPVRVHGDRLIDISAVFATARDVCEATDPAAVLRDAPGEDIGPLTEILANTDPHDRDERRPWLLSPIDLQAVKAAGVTFATSMLERVIEERARGDADAATGIREQVRALVGDDLRRLRPGSAEAMALKDALIAAGAWSQYLEVGIGPDAEIFTKAQPLSTVGVGAEIGVHPASSWNNPEPEIVLIVASTGRIVGATLGNDVNLRDVEGRSALLLGKAKDNNGAAAVGPFVRLFDHRFALADVEAADVALTVTGTDGFVLEGRSAMSAISRPPADLVAQAINAHHRYPDGLVLYLGTMFAPTEDRDAEGKGFTHHEGDVVRISCDPLGALVNRVTATDACAPWAFGIADLMRNLAARGLL comes from the coding sequence GGCGATCGCCTGATCGACATCAGTGCGGTCTTCGCCACCGCACGCGATGTCTGCGAGGCAACCGACCCCGCCGCGGTGCTGCGCGATGCGCCGGGAGAGGATATCGGGCCACTCACTGAAATCCTCGCCAACACCGACCCGCATGATCGCGACGAACGCCGCCCGTGGCTGCTGTCGCCGATCGACCTCCAGGCAGTGAAGGCGGCGGGGGTGACCTTCGCGACCTCGATGCTCGAACGCGTGATCGAGGAGCGCGCGCGCGGCGATGCCGACGCCGCCACGGGTATCCGCGAGCAAGTCCGTGCGCTCGTCGGCGACGATCTCCGCCGGTTGCGCCCCGGCTCGGCCGAGGCGATGGCACTCAAGGATGCGCTGATCGCAGCGGGCGCGTGGAGCCAATATCTCGAGGTGGGGATCGGCCCCGACGCGGAAATCTTCACCAAGGCCCAGCCGCTATCGACGGTCGGCGTCGGGGCCGAGATCGGCGTCCACCCGGCCTCGAGCTGGAACAACCCGGAGCCCGAGATCGTGCTGATCGTCGCCTCGACCGGTCGGATCGTCGGTGCGACCCTGGGCAATGACGTCAATCTGCGCGACGTCGAGGGACGATCGGCGCTGTTGCTGGGCAAGGCCAAGGACAATAATGGCGCCGCCGCAGTCGGGCCGTTCGTACGGCTGTTCGACCATCGTTTCGCGCTCGCCGATGTGGAAGCGGCGGACGTGGCCTTGACAGTCACCGGCACCGACGGTTTCGTGCTCGAGGGCCGATCGGCGATGTCGGCGATCAGCCGGCCGCCCGCCGATCTCGTCGCGCAGGCGATCAACGCGCACCATCGCTATCCCGACGGGCTCGTGCTCTATCTCGGCACCATGTTCGCACCGACCGAAGATCGCGATGCCGAGGGCAAGGGCTTCACCCATCACGAGGGCGACGTCGTGCGGATCAGCTGCGATCCGCTCGGCGCGCTGGTCAACCGCGTGACGGCGACCGATGCATGTGCGCCATGGGCGTTCGGCATTGCGGATTTGATGCGCAATCTCGCCGCCCGCGGGCTGTTGTGA